In Strongyloides ratti genome assembly S_ratti_ED321, scaffold srae_chrx_scaffold0000002, a single window of DNA contains:
- a CDS encoding FMRFamide receptor produces MESEILFWDENNMGKLVPSECLLTYNSTYEKFKIVQIGTHSFPINITNCLPVCGFCAVSVPDQTYTLITMVINGIILPFTGILGMLGNITSAYIYSRPAMKNSTNFYLCALAFSDCLIILTALITFWLDIFRNHSIIVHQFYGIVVPYVYPMCHVVQFCSVYFTVLAATDGFIQICLPLKIYNWVSRSSINIKAVIFVIITSFIYTLPRWLEGIRINCWHDIMEQASYEICQNKMASQPWFTQSYQGFLVNVVTVIIPLTLLVFLNIFIIAASAMAKSNNPSSNDNSNDNIALILVVLLFIMCNIASYLLNAHEAILLNLLGPSINYLIDTSNMLTVFNSSFNFVIYYVFSLPFRRTLHQYFGNHITCNEQKNFYNGSTSSNNDIISLPNKVVAKNVNDDGISIIFETKRLDTISRISTIEDELKEVAM; encoded by the exons ATGGAGTCAGAGATATTATTTTGGgatgaaaataatatggGAAAATTGGTACCATCAGAATGCcttttaacatataatagtacgtatgaaaaatttaaaattgttcAAATAGGTACCCATAGTTTTCcaattaatattacaaattgTCTACCTGTTTGTGGTTTTTGTGCTGTTTCTGTTCCTGATCAAACATATACACTTATAACTATGGTAATAAATGGTATTATATTACCATTTACTGGTATACTTGGTATGTTAGGTAATATTACATCTGCTTACATCTACAGTCGTCCTG cTATGAAAAATTCAACAAACTTTTATCTTTGTGCCTTGGCATTCAGTgattgtttaataatattaactgCTTTAATTACATTTTGGTTAGATATTTTTCGTAATCATTCAATTATAGTTCATCAATTTTACGGAATTGTCGTTCCATACGTTTATCCTATGTGTCATGTAGTACAATTTTGTTCTGTTTACTTTACTGTATTAGCAGCTACTGATGGTTTTATTCAAATATGTTtaccattaaaaatttacaattggGTATCTAGATCatctattaatataaaagctgttatttttgtcataattacatcatttatttatactcTTCCAAGATGGTTAGAAGGTATACGTATAAATTGTTGGCATGATATTATGGAACAAGCATCATATGAAATTTGTCAAAATAAAATGGCATCACAACCATGGTTTACTCAATCATACCAAGGATTTTTAGTTAATGTTGTTACTGTTATTATTCCTTTAACATTATTagtttttcttaatatatttataattgcAGCATCAGCTATGGCTAAATCTAATAATCCTTCTAGTAATGATAATagtaatgataatattgcaTTG atattagtagttttattatttatcatgtGTAATATTGCCAGTTATTTATTGAACGCTCATGAAGCAATTTTACTGAATTTATTGGGACcatcaataaattatttgattgaTACATCAAATATGTTAACAGTTTTTAATTCTAGTTTTAACTTTGTTATATACTATGTTTTTTCATTACCCTTTCGTCGTACACTTCACCAATATTTTGGCAATCACATAACATGTAATgagcaaaaaaatttttacaatggTAGTACATCatcaaataatgatattatatcATTACCAAATAAAGTAGTTgcaaaaaatgttaatgatGACGGcattagtattatttttgaaacaaAAAGATTAGATACAATAAGTAGAATATCAACGATTGAAGATGAACTAAAAGAAGTAGcaatgtaa
- a CDS encoding Acyl-CoA-binding protein, ACBP domain and FERM/acyl-CoA-binding protein, 3-helical bundle domain-containing protein has translation MATLEERFKAAVEIVQKLPASGPLTTSNDQKLAFYSLYKQATIGNVNTERPGFFSIVERKKWDSWKEKEGISKEDAMEQYIEVLLGTFDNIEGINVGEWLNGPELDPSIKKNLAILGKIF, from the exons atgGCTACATTAGAAGAACGTTTTAAAGCAGCAGTTGAAATTGTTCAAAAATTACCAGCAAGTGGTCCATTAACAACATCAAATGATCAAAAACTTGCATTTTATTCCCTCTATAAACAAGCAACTATTGGAAATGTTAATACTGAAAGACCAGGATTTTTCAGTATTGTTGAAAGAAAGAAGTG ggATTCTTGGAAAGAGAAAGAAGGTATTTCTAAGGAAGATGCAATGGAACAATATATTGAAGTATTATTAGGAACatttgataatattgaaGGAATTAATGTTGGTGAATGGCTTAATGGTCCTGAACTTGATCcatcaattaaaaagaatCTTGCCATTCttggaaaaatattttaa
- a CDS encoding Putative glycerol kinase 5, whose protein sequence is MKSKNNKNIKKAYVLAVDIGTTTIKVAIFDDKNKIITCESEKIKVEILRKNDIFQAVIDPDKLWNQFVELVKKTVSNFGSGDLIDSFGICCQRNTFITWDKRTMKPIHPLITWKDCRGKDECNNWNNGFFIKLLNFAGTILYFLFRNEKFKSLKIFRFINGMVSHRFLAISKEYKEVEKLRKEGLLGFGLLDTWLIAKLTNGKNIVTDPSGCSTTGLYDPFIKNWSTYLLKIISFPSEILPKLTSSAGEIIGITNKSIFGYEIPICSLMGDQQAAIIGSGCISKGDVKISLGTGSFINVNTNKKVFASLLGLYPVCVYKIKDDYCFAVEGVSSDTADVIKWAGLMNLYDNIENSSNIAFSGNIDNYLNFYPFFSGVQTPTNDTNACCGLLGINSTSKKEDILRAILESISFRIFQLWKAVFKELSNFKYNKIRICGGVAANDFICQTISTLLNTKIERPNDYTSTTLIGSAFMCGVTRGYYKITDISEIVTIDKTFFPNKNEYERLMEKFNNWEKALERTLNYYGK, encoded by the exons AtgaaatcaaaaaataataaaaatattaaaaaagccTATGTTCTTGCTGTTGATATTGGTACAACAACGATAAAAGTTGCCATATTTGatgacaaaaataaaataattacatgTGAATCTGAAAAg attaaagtagaaatattaagaaaaaatgatatttttcaAGCAGTAATAGATCCTGATAAACTATGGAATCAATTTGTAGAACTTGTCAAAAAGACTG TTTCAAATTTTGGCTCTGGTGATTTAATTGATTCATTTGGGATATGTTGTCAAAGAAATACATTTATCACTTGGGATAA gAGAACAATGAAACCAATTCATCCATTAATTACATGGAAAGATTGTAGAGGAAAAGATGAATGTAATAATTGGAATAAtggtttttttattaaa ttattaaattttgctggaacaattttatattttttatttagaaatgAAAAGTTTAAATCTCTCAAAATATTTCGTTTTATTAATGGTATGGTATCTCATAGATTTTTGGCTATTTCAAAAGAATATAAAGAAGTTGAAAAACTAAGAAAAGAAGGTTTATTGGGATTTGGATTATTAGATACATGGCTTATTGCAAAATTAACTAAtggtaaaaatattgttacaGATCCATCTGGTTGTTCAACAACAGGTTTATATGATccattcattaaaaattggtcaacatatcttttaaaaattatatcatttcCAAGTGAAATTTTACCAAAATTAACAAGTAGTGCAGGTGAAATAATTggtattacaaataaatctATTTTTGGTTATGAAATTCCTATTTGTTCATTAATGGGTGATCAACAAGCAGCTATTATTGGCAGTGGTTGTATATCTAAAGGTGATGTTAAAATATCACTTGGTACTGGatcatttattaatgtaaatacaaataaaaaagtttttgccTCATTATTAGGTTTATATCCAGTAtgtgtatataaaataaaagatgatTATTGTTTTGCTGTTGAAGGTGTTAGTAGTGATACGGCTGATGTTATTAAATGGGCAGGATTAATgaatttatatgataatatagAAAATTCTTCTAATATTGCTTTTTCTggaaatattgataattatttaaatttttatccatTTTTTAGTGGAGTTCAAACACCAACAAATGATACTAATGCATGTTGTGGATTATTAGGTATCAATTCTACttcaaaaaaagaagatatatTACGTGCAATATTAGAAAGTATTTCATTTcgtatttttcaattatggAAAGCAgtatttaaagaattatctaattttaaatataataaaattagaatTTGTGGTGGTGTTGCAGCTAATGACTTTATTTGTCAAACAATTTCTACATTacttaatacaaaaattgaAAGACCTAATGACTATACATCAACAACATTAATTGGATCAGCTTTTATGTGTGGAGTGACAAGAGggtattataaaataacgGATATCTCTGAAATAGTAACTAttgataaaacattttttccaaacaaaaatgaatatgaaaggttaatggaaaaatttaataattggGAAAAAGCTTTAGAGAgaacattaaattattatggaaaataa
- a CDS encoding Nematode fatty acid retinoid binding family-containing protein → MLNFKHYILIVCLANLCYLYVLPNPDKIPYMFRQLIPSQFQERLFHMSKEDKRAINEIISKHDEFKDFSDALNALKNRRPNLYNLSMEIKGYIDGKIDTLKPEAKDYILNRIDEFRKVRPTIEHKYEYLEILRAIHNTIEEFKKLSEESKTNIAMTFPKIFVYITSEKFKKLIDGLLEDYENFSS, encoded by the exons atgttaaattttaagcATTATATTCTCATTGTATGTCTAGCTAATTTGTGCTATTTATATGTCTTACCAAATCCTGATAAGATACCGTATATGTTTAGACAACTTATACCTTCTCAATTTCAAGAAAGACTTTTTCATATGTCTAAAGAAGACAAAAGAGCAATCAAtgaaataatatcaaaacatgatgaatttaaagatttttcAGATGCTTTAAATgcattaaaaaatagaagACCAAATCTTTATAATCTTTCAATGGAAATAAAAGGATATATTGATGGAAAAATTGATACATTGAAACCTGAAGCAAAAGATTATAtcttaaat agaATTGATGAATTTAGAAAAGTAAGACCAACAATTGAACATAAATATGAATATCTTGAAATTCTTCGAGCAATTCATAATACCATTGAggagtttaaaaaattgtctGAAGAGTCAAAAACAAACATTGCTATGACATTtccaaaaatatttgtttatataacaagtgaaaaatttaaaaaattaatcgaCGGTTTATTGGAAgattatgaaaatttttcatcTTAA